The window TGCATATTCACATAACAAATAATGCACTAGAGCGTATTTAGTAATGCTAGAAGAAAAAATTTACCTACAAAAAAATAACATAACCTGTTATTATACTGTATAACACAAAGAAATGAAAAATATGATACAAACCTAAAATAATTCCATACAACAGCTCTAATCAAGTAATAGATCAACATATTTATAAGGTTCTAAGGTAAATTTGGTCATGAATAAACAAAACTATGGTACAAAAACCTTTTCCTAGATAACATGCCATATATGATACCAGGAATTTGTCTATTTGTCAATTTATTCACAAGACGTAATAGTATGCAAGTGAGAAGACTTCTAACAAATACACATGGAGCCTTTGCATTCAACTATAACTGTTAATATAGAATCGTAAATTTTTTGTTTATATCCTTTTCATATTCACCTCTACCTAGTAGCTATACAAAGATTCCATCGATTAATACAATCATACAATAGCCTATTAATCTCTTCTAAATGTGTGTTAAAAATACTCCAACAATTGGTAACTAATCAAAGTAGTTAGTTTTGAGAGTCTAATTTTCAATATCATTTACATATAAAGTATGTTAAGCGTCAATAAATTTTGATTTCCATTTCAGTAAAGCCTTCTTCACATGCCTCCAAAACGGCGACATATGGCTTCTACTTCCAATACAATAGTCCCCCGTCAAATACGTCGTTCACGCAGGATTTCACTTTTAGTGGAGATACCAGCGTTGCCTTTTTATTATGACTGTGGAAATTGTACCTGTGTATGTGAGTATTGTGGAGCTTATTTTTGGTATCAAGAGAGAGTATTGTATTTATCCAGAGCCAATCATCCACAATATACAAAATGTTGTAAGTCGGGTAATGTAGTTCTTCCTTACCCTCTTCATCCGCCTGATGTGCTTATGCAATTCTACGAAGATGATCACTTCATGCGTAACATAAGAGCATATAATTCCATGTTCTCTATGACGTCTTTTGGTGCAAACGAAGACGATTCAATCAACAAAGGTCGTGCACCATATGTGTTTAAGGTTAGTGGTCAGATTTACCATTGGATAGGCTCTTTTTATCCTCAAGACATTCATCAACCCCGTTTTCTCCAATTGTACATGTGTGATACTGAAAATGAGATCGCTAATAGACTTCGTTCTTTTCATGATGGGGAAGTACTTTTGTCTGCAGAAGTTGTAGAATCCTTAAGTCATATGTTACGCACACATAATGAGTATGTCCGTACATTTAAGACTGCGAAAGAAATAGCTCAGTCAATGAATTTAGATTCATATGGTGTACGTTTATTTAATGTTGTACCTGACAGAAGATATGGGCCACCAGCCCCTGGAACTTTAGGCTGTATTGTTTGTGGTGATGATGTTACTGGCGCTGTCTATGACATTGTCATCTATTCAAAGTCTGGGTCACCTTGGCGTGTCAGTAAGCTTCATCCCAGTTACATGCCTTTGCAATATCCATTACTGTTCCCGTATGGTGAAGAAGGATGGTCTCCTAGCTTGCATCTACATATTAAGTCTAACAAAAGGTTAACAAATAATATGTATTACAGTTATCAAATTCATGATCGACACACGTACTCTCTTATTTTACGTGCACATCGTCTTTTCCACCAGTAtttagtagatgcatatacttgCATTGAACAATCTAGGCTTGACTTTATTGAACACCATCAGCAACAATTACGAATAGAGTACATCAGCGGTGTTTATGACGCTTTGTCCAGAGGTGATTCCGACAGTCAGGTCATTGGAAAGCGTGTATTTCTACCTGCAACTTTCGTTGGGGGACCTAGGTATATGTATAAACACTATCAAGACGCTCTTGCCATATGCAAGGTTCATGGTAAGCCACAATATTTCATCACTTTCACTTGCAATGTTAAATGGCCTGAGTATAGAAGATACATGGATGCTATTGGTCAACGTGATATTCAAAACAGACCAGATATCATTGCACGCATCTTTAAAATTAAAGTTCATGCTTTCATTAACTTCCTTAAAGAGGACAAAACTTTTGGAGATGTTAGTGCATGTAAGTTTTTCTACTCTTATTTCATTTTTCCTATTATTGCCTTCTATTCCTTTGTCATATATAACATCATTATTAAATATTCTATTCACATATCTTTACACAATTGAATTCCAAAAAAGGGGTTTACCACATTGCCATACATTATTATGGGTAACGTCACCCTATACAATTCAAGAAGGTGCAGATATTGATAAATACATAACCGCTGAACTTCCTGATCCCATACTTGAAC of the Lactuca sativa cultivar Salinas chromosome 6, Lsat_Salinas_v11, whole genome shotgun sequence genome contains:
- the LOC128126633 gene encoding uncharacterized protein LOC128126633, which translates into the protein MPPKRRHMASTSNTIVPRQIRRSRRISLLVEIPALPFYYDCGNCTCVCEYCGAYFWYQERVLYLSRANHPQYTKCCKSGNVVLPYPLHPPDVLMQFYEDDHFMRNIRAYNSMFSMTSFGANEDDSINKGRAPYVFKVSGQIYHWIGSFYPQDIHQPRFLQLYMCDTENEIANRLRSFHDGEVLLSAEVVESLSHMLRTHNEYVRTFKTAKEIAQSMNLDSYGVRLFNVVPDRRYGPPAPGTLGCIVCGDDVTGAVYDIVIYSKSGSPWRVSKLHPSYMPLQYPLLFPYGEEGWSPSLHLHIKSNKRLTNNMYYSYQIHDRHTYSLILRAHRLFHQYLVDAYTCIEQSRLDFIEHHQQQLRIEYISGVYDALSRGDSDSQVIGKRVFLPATFVGGPRYMYKHYQDALAICKVHGKPQYFITFTCNVKWPEYRRYMDAIGQRDIQNRPDIIARIFKIKVHAFINFLKEDKTFGDVSACKFFYSYFIFPIIAFYSFVIYNIIIKYSIHISLHN